Sequence from the Nilaparvata lugens isolate BPH chromosome 10, ASM1435652v1, whole genome shotgun sequence genome:
ttttacagatatgggacttgtggcagttgatatagcttatccatgactattttaggtatgaatttgatcaaaatcgttggagccgttttcgagaaaatcgcgaaaaaccctgtttttgacaacattttagccgccatcttgaattgcatttgatcgaaattgttcgtgtcggatccttttagtgtaaggaccttaagttccaaatttcaagtcattacgttaattgggagatgagatatcgtgtacacagacacaaatacactcacacacacacacacacacacacacacacacacacacacacacacacaccacacacacacacacacatacagaccaatacccaaaaaccacttttttggactcaggggaccttcaaacgtatagaaatttggaaattggggtaccttatttttttggaaagcaatactttccttacctatggtaatagggcaaggaaagtaacaaattattcaagatCATGATTGAAAAGTCGTCAAGGTTATGCCCCCTTGCTTTTGGAAACCTTTTACTGGTGGCATTTTCCCTAGTACCGTTAGGCCTATTTTGATTTGgatattatcaagtttaaaacatttttttataattgtcATATGTGATGAGATAAACAATAACTTGGAGAATGTATCcttgaaatttcatgaatttatttgctaGTACTGTAATTCGGAAATGGATTTCCCTCAAtatttcaagtttaagccctcttataaaagtaaaaataataaaaaaaagttttcctCAGAAATTTTCTCCTTTTTCGTGACTTCCAAATTGAAATACTTCAAAAAATGCCATATTTAATAAAGTTTTGAGTACCTCAACGAATAATTACTGTAATTTAGATTGTTGAACTgttcatttattaaattaattaatcaattctaATAACGTACTGGCAAATAAATATAcgtattaataataaaatcaaatagaATAGCGTACAAATATAAAGAGACTAAATATGAGAGAATATACAGCGTAAAAATAAAAAGAGATTCAACGTACAGGAAAGGAAAATTATATCTCGAACTTGAAATAGAATCTAACTAGGAAAAACCTCAAATCTACATAAAATGTTCACggaaataattgtaataatttctAACTAATGTACGATACATGGTTGtttcaatcataatttattaccaACCTAACTGAAGTGAAACAACATAAaaagtttattaaaaaaacatgTCCTCCCATAATTGAGTTTAGTTAGGACTGAAGCATGCAACACTAAAtaatcatataaaaattataagcaaatgctgaaaatatctttcttcaatattcattcacTTTACATTGGCAAAAATCATTTAGCTCACCTCATTGAAGGAATGGCTTTGGGATCAATATACTTTCCAACACCAGAATGAAAAGCTTTGAATACTTTTATTGGCTCCTTTGTCTTTGTTTTTGCATTTTCTTCTGCCTTCCTTTTTAGTTCTTCTTCCCTTTCGACTGCAAGctgaaatttataattgaataaattgggAGAATACAGAAAAATACGTTACTGTAGGTTATATTAATTTGcctaaattgaattttaaccgaATGAGACATAcatttttttttgacaattagaGCAGGAAAGaatctttttcattattcaaatcatAAGTCAATTTAATTCGATAATAAGTGCAAGTGGCTAATAATAGTTGATGATCACCCTAAAAGTTAATGAACAGATCGATCTATTGGCTTACCTGCTCTCTGGCCTCTTGGAATGGATCGACAAATATTTGTGCTTTCTCTATAACAATATCTTCGATCGGTCTATCTTTGTTATCAACTTCGACCTTTTCAATAGCATTGAGGGTATCCAGTCCACCAACCACTCTTCCGAACACCGTATGCTTATTGTCCAGGTGCTTGCACGATCGATAAGTTATGAAACTGAAACACACCATTCATTAACTAGTTTTCAACGAGTCAAgcaacaatataatatcaataaaaaataaacctAACTTTAGCACAGCACTGAGGTTAGCCTAATATTGTATAAGAGACGAATCTTAATAGAAACCTCAAATGACCAGATACAATAAATATCAaggaaaagaaaatgttatcagACCGAAAGTAGAATTAAACTTCGAGAGAATTAATTGTAACAGATACCCCAttcaaataaaacaaacattcaAAATATGAAGGAGAGAAGCTATAAATGatttgtccaagaatgagatgaAAGCAAcaagaaaaaatttgaaattgcgATTTATAAACTACTTTTCAACGAGTCAAGTtagaatataattttgtagCACAATGGAAAGAGCTTATAACATCTTTTTCGCTACACTGCACAGAAAACGTTCAATTCCCAGATTTTCTAGGCTGGAGAGAtactgttaaggtgcgtacagatatacgcgccgcgaacatgagcaattcacttttaatcagctgacaatatctgtatttttacagaaacggtacatgaacagtgtaaataaaaacaGCTGATCTCAATTTGAACCCGGAAAAGTCAAGGTCAGTCGAGATACCCATCCCGAAAGTGGTCACTTTCCGATCACTTCCAGTTTCTGTGTATTTTAAATGGTAGTATTAATAATTGTGCACGACGAGAGGGACACAGATCCTTACAGTTTTCTAGAAGtctaatcagctgttttcattTACAACTTCTTGATGTTTTTAATTATGGGCTATGTTGAAACACGTGAAGTTACATATTCAGTCATTTATTGTTATTCACtcatttacatattatttgctGATTGTGCAGcgaaaaatattttacattacATGGGCGTGAATATCTGTTGCACGGATTGCATGGAATTTTAGTCTAGGATAAAGCCTCCACTGGAAAAATCATGCTCGCCCTGCAAACGTACACTTACGGGCCACGTGACTTAAATAGCTATTAAAGGTTGGTGAAAATTAGTCCAGTCAGTAATAGTGTTCATTCATGTATATGATCCCCAAGACTAGTGAATACTCAAAGCATGCTGTACATGGTGACAATAGTAGCTTCTACTAGCTGCCGCAGAAATACGGAGTTGGAAATAAATCTACATTTGAGTTCCAGACATTTCCAACTCCTTTTTCCTGCGACAGCTAGAGGAAGCTGAtattgtccctgtgtgcaggCTGCTTAAGATTCAAGTATCAAAGACTGATGCACTGCTTGTCATTTAATCTGAAGAAGTTATTGATTAAGAAAATTCAACACCAGAAAATCTGGATTATTGAAGTAAATGAAAAGTATTATTTGATTTGTGaagacaataaaatataatatttaaagcCACCTTATCGATGTTTATCCACTTTTAAAGGGTTTAACACCTTAAGatttatgaattcagggctacttataattatttataaaatataattatagtactataaaattaatataatttcaaaaaggggtattattctattttatgaaaaaaaggTTTAACATAGATATGCGGAGGTTTTTATATGGTTTTTATGTATTTTGGTAGcctaaataaattttaatgtgAGAACTTACAATTGTGAGGTATTAGTATTTGGTCCAGAATTAGCCATAGAAAGAACACCACGCCCAACGTGATTCAAGTGCGATCTGAAATCATCTTCGAAAGGTTTTCCCCAGATCGACTGACCTCCTGTTCCAGTGGCGGTAGGGTCTCCTCCTTGCAACTGAAATTCGAAATTAATCCAGTCTATTTGGTATAGCTACTAAATTCATCAAATTAGACAGAAATGCTTGAAAACTAGCTAATAACTATTCTAAAGGCATCTGCGAGTCCAACAATATTAATGACTGAGATAATATGAAATTGATAAGTGTTAGTTTAGCTGTGAATTTTTTATGACTAGGCGTAATTGGagaataatagtccagtcaatatagacataaaaagagGGGTGtgattgcaatttatattgtagttctgatttatatatatattatttgggtacataagagaagtccagaaccaatttcttcatgcaaaatttccttgtgctagatacagagtggcccaaaaacctcgtattttcggctcatttaccacttttcagctatttctgacaaatatctcgtaatcggacagaaaaatttgctcccgcctttttttagattataaaattctgaataaaatgagatcattcggaactctctatctccaattaGTACTGTTTTACgaacatataattattttcatgaatcGTTTACATAAGATGGGAGAAAAACTACTATTCTACATTTtaagatcaagtaatgatttttataataaggggttaccgagatacatagctttgaatatagaaatttgtcatttcttgtgtattggaatatgggcttaagtacactcaacaataaattttccattttttgaccgaattagacttatgatgcatgattttggaccgccttgacgagccgaaaAGAATGTAGTGATGTAGTAAAGTAGTAATGTAGAATGTAGTAATGGTGTTAAACCCTTTAAAagtgggcttaagtacactcaacaataaattttccattttttgaccgaattagacttatgatgcatgattttggaccgccttgacgagccgaaaagaatgaagtgtagtaagatgaaatctgagcattgtgtcaaaagttataagtgtttgaaattttgatccttgaggtgtccttaagcacgcctctccactaggaaatactgaaatgaagttcatctaacgggtgattctcatagaatataatctcaagaactaatgtaattgtgcgaaatatcaatgtgaggacaatatagCTGATGATGaaggttgaagctgaaaattaggtgtttttcacaatacaaggagcattgttggcaggtgtacctggaaatctatatgcgGTAGAGCGCTCAACTTGATTTCTGAttatagagcacaaaaatacgcccagaggaattttgaattatacatctaaatggtaacaatcggtagatattgttgatcaaaaactaaaattcattataatttattttttcttcaaatttcactcatttttggaaaatcataactcattactcattggagatagagagttccgaatgatctcattttattcataattttataatctaaaaaaaagcgGGAGCAGattttctgtccgattaagGAATTTGGCAGAAATATCTGAAAACTGGTAAATAAGCCGAAAATACGAGAATTTTgagccaccctgtatctagcacaaggaaattttgcatgaagaaattggttctggacttctcttatgtacttaaatgatatattgaaaaatcaaaaaatcagaagtacaatataaattgcatgcaccaatgtatatagtgactggactattaagAAGTACCAAATTTGTGTGTTATTGAAGGTGAATGTTGATTGGAACACGCCCAAAAATATACTTCTCAAATTTAGAATTCAGAAGCCCATTTTTCAGGtcatatcaataattaattaacaaaccactctaaataaaaaaactagacaaatgttgtattagaaatattcattataaatgtttataataataataataataacaaaaatcCAAAATTCAAAAGTATTTAATCCATTTTGATTATACTATTTTGAGATGGAGAGAATGAATGATATTACATCTAACATTGATGAAGAACATCATTATTACCAATCTATGTTACTTCACAACCAAttgttaatattcaaaataaaaaaaactattcaaaaaatattcaaatataaatacgATAGAATAGAATTCATTTGATTGATCATATTTTGAACAAATTATCTCATATCtcatacattaattttattgaatggttcattattgtttttttcatagACAGAAGTAGACTTTGGTCTGATCGTAATGGAAATATTTTTGTAGGTACTCAGAACTCACCATGAAATTTCGAATGGATCTGTGAAATTTCGTATTATCATAGTAACCGCTATCGCATAGCCTTATGAAATTGTCACAGGTCTTGGAGATAACATCACAGTATAATTCAAGATTTAATGGCCCAAAATTAGTCACCAGCCTCACATAGCctgtaaaaaattcattcaaatttatatgAAAATGATAACTTAGGTTTGATATGTGGCATTGTGATAATGAAGTTATATGCATTCTTCctacaatatttcaatcaatcaaattatttatttaaaactgACTGCTTGAGATCAAAATCGGTTCAAAATAGTGAACCGATCAAATGAGGTTCAAAATCGTTTCCCGGTACCTAATACCGAAAAATCGTTTTTTGTAGCTACCTAATTCCTTAGAACAATTCAATAATctgaaagaaagaagaaagaaagaaatatttattgccaaaatcattaaacaaactttacaaatgtgaaaaatataaaaattttcatatacaatacattacaaaaacttaaaattaaaatattttcatttaaaaatcgattataatattatcattggcgttaccagcaaaactaagtagtttgagcgatggcaacgagtaatcagtcggctataattagtggcttgagattcagtcgaaaatagaaaaaatataataaagaaaaaagaaacatatggaatgtatgaaaaactagaaaaaaaataaaatttcaatccgaaaagaagaagtactaagagtgaaatactaagagagcagaaaaactagaatgagttcataataatttaaaaactcaaaagaaaaagagatgattcatgtaattattaatctacaattcactgtacatatgtaatccatttagtaacataatgtaattcatttgtagcatatatgcaattccttttgtaagcgaagagagaattagaaaaacaatacaatacagtacacatgacacaagaaatgaaacttaaactcagagagagaaaattaatctgggagtatagccctactaataataaattcagaggaactgaggaagacagtatatgtacatcaaattaaaatattttaggtatgatatcttctgtctttatccagctttcaatttttaatttaagtgtTTTTGTAGGTTTTCCTGcaatgaaatgttctggcataaaattaataagcttttttgTTGTATAGTTGAATTTTCTTCTGCATATAGTTAGATCTGTTCGAGGAACAAAGCATCTATTTACTGATCTAAAACtataattagttgaatgaggtGTAAAAAGATGTATATGGTTGCTGATATATTTAACTAGATTTCTGATATACAGTTGCCTAACTGACAGAACTCCGAACTCCATAGAAAGTTGCTGGCTAGGGTACCTTCTATGCACTCCTAGTGCTGCCTTGAGGAtactcttttgaataatatttagtttATTGTAATGAGCATTAAAAGCACCACCCCAGACCCTAATTCCATACTGAAAAACTGATCTCTCAACATTACCCATTACCCATGCACAAACCTAAAGCATCATATTTAGCAAAAAATGAAAGTTTTTGAGATAGCAAGAGTACTCTATTTCTTGCAAGTTCAACATAATCTATCAATGCGTTTATACTCAAGTAAAAAGCTCACTGAAAGTACATAATACATTCAAGAACAAATGTTTGAAATCAGTAAATCACGGAGCACTTCGTCAGCACAGCATAGCAATAGTACGCGTATAACTTTAAAAGCAATCACAATATTGGACAGGACAcacataaccgcaccgagccggCGCCGCGGTACGGCCTAGTGTCGGACGTACTACGGCGAGTGAGAAATCAAAGGCTTCAaaacgtgtagggacacatactaccgcaccgcACCATcaccgtgtttgttgcccgagccgtgcccgcgccaactagttcagtttactttttgacAGTGACGGTGAGGCCTCGTTTAACATAGAGTCAAAAACCTATTGAAGAGATACGGAAATCTCCAGTTTTgtacgatcaaagtgatgagaaatatggttgaacggaaaaataagttaaaccaaaagtaaaagtagaaccaaataagttaagccaaaggtataatagacataatataaaatagacaacaaaaagtataaaagaaggGACCCGTGACTGTGTCTTAAATTTACGTGTAGATGTAAAACTAATTACGTATAGATGCAGAAGATAACAATATGCTGATATATATTTCCGATGCATGATTGATGATGGTTTGATATGCACCGAaatatataccagcactatgattctcatcttctgtgtctacaggtaattagttaaaaattgaaaaatataaatttaaattacatGTAGCAAGCttttaatagtgttatattataaaaaatagtttAACACACATTGAGAAATGAGACCACAGCTGcagcactacagaactgagacactgcttTTGCTCGGCTGTCGCACTGCACTGATACGTGTGTTCTCCTACCACCAACCACCATCACCGTGTCGCGGGCTTAGCttgggctcggtgcggttatatgtGTCCCGGCCTTATATTTGACTATTTACTATGACATAGGTAATGAAGACCTCTTTTCATTAGGTTTCGCTTGGAATACCTTTTTTCTTGACTCTTTCGTAACACACCAAGTCTTCATCAATGATTGCCGCTTCATGTTTGGTTTCTGGTGTCATTACAGTGGATGTGAAGCCAGCGGCCACCGCGCCCGTTGAATAGTGAGCCTGAAATTTGAGGGAAAAATTATAGAGAGAAATTGTTTATTGAGAATTGTTCACTAGTCATAATCTACAGATTAGATACAAAGAATTGGGATGCAATTCATGTCTGATATATATTAGACACATTAAGTGTACCTAGtgaagaaatttattattttttggattAAAATACTTGGCTAGCTCAAGAAGCACACATTGATACACTGATACATGTCACACATTACAGTACCatgtaatattgaatttgatctataatataataaaggaaagaattggcttatacacgtacaggatagaaTATTCACTAATGACGAATGTCTgtactactggactgattaacttgaaaatttgcatatagattattaatttaccgaggatagttatagacctgttttatatttttcgagatttcagtaggtcaatttttaattataccTTGCGAAGCACAGTCTAGTTGATAATACAGTAATGTATTgtaaataatacaatgaataatacGCTATGTTCTcatgaattgaaacttgtactggTGTGATTGAATTAGATGACACACAAAATTAGACCAAATGGCAATTGGAGCGTTCAATTTTGGAACAGACAACTTGAATTTCGAAGCTTTGAAATAAATGTTACATATGAACTTACAGCGTTGAATTTGTCCGCCATCAGCTTTTCATCATGCTTTGCTTCGGGCGCTTTGTACTCTCTTTTCAGCTCATCAAGAGTTGCTCTTGTTTCTTTTGACACTGATTTCAGTCTTCCTTCAGGATCATTTCGGGATTTCacaatttctgaaaaaataatttacagaaCTTAGTATTAGAagtaagttattatttttccagttttttcGAGTCAAACTATAAATGACGaactttatttcaatttgattaattaACATATTGTGAGAGATGATTCcacaaatttatcaaaattcaatacttatgaaaatttaaagaacATGCTTTGAATTgaaagatattattttatttcaaaatatttgtacCGTACCTAAGAATATGCATTAAATGAATGCTTAAAAATGTAACAATAATCGCTAAAAATAGCCCAATCGTTATGTGTTTCTTATTCCCAAAAGCATAACCGTAACTGTAGCAAGGATCttcaattaaataattcaaggtTACTGAATAAcctgtaatttaaaaaaatgtcgaTCGCTTCTTCTATACTTATATGGAGTTTTTTGGACCACTCACCTTCATCTTCAACGCGAAGATTGTTCTTGAGATgatgaaaatgttgtaaattGAACTTTGCAAGATTTGTTGGGTCTTGCAGTGTGATGATTTCTTTCCTTGTGAATGGCTCATCTGTCAGGAGATCTTTGAAAGACTTTGTCTTGATGTTCAATTGTTCAACTGCctgaaaattcaaatataaataattagatCAATTATTGCTAAAAGATGTGATGTTTGGCAAAGTCTACCACGATGTTAAATTAAGATTTTATAATTcagagaaataatttcaaaaatgtctTGATTTTGTGTTTGTGGTTGAATtggatttataaaattaatttcagaTTATTGACAAGTTTTTACAAGTTTCTGTGTTCACATTTATAAAAAGTTTTATCAACATGATTTCTCAGAGGATTACTAAattacttgatttttttttcataaataggCTACTTGAGGTCAATAGTATTTGATCGAAATATACATTAGCACACAATATACAGAGTTATTCATGATTAGTATCTATTGAAGTAAAACTCTGTGATAAACAcgaagaaattattcaatgcataatacttctttgttttatttgtattgaatgttatagtattcaaatttgtattgtaatatgtttttgattaataaactttgatttgaatttgaaacaacaTTTTTACCTATCAGATGAAGgacattaatttcaaattaaattcatttcaaatgatCAATGTGCCAACAATCTACTGCTAATGAAGGAAATTgtcattttgaatttcaatatgCTGAGCAATTGAATTTGGTCAACGAGCttgaatgttgaaaaattaCGGGTTTCAGTGTTGTGAAaatcaaatgtaataagtaGAACGTCTGTAAAAAGTCAGCATTACCTCATATGAGAAAACATTTCCGGTCTTTGCATTGGCAACAATGTGAGAGTTCTTCGTGAGCGGCTTGAATAGGACGGGACAATGATACTCATCTTCGGCATTCTTGTGGAAGTTCAACTTTATCAATGATTTGGCATCAAGTGGCTGTTGAAAAAGAACAAATTAGAGTTGATAATGAAAATGCTGATAAAGATGTATCAATTTGATTGtataatgttgaaaaatatttgtccATTTAACCAGGGTTGATGTCTTACAGGGTTGATGTTGGAGTCTTACAGTATACAACAGTGGGCCGAAAaggggggcgcgacagtcgagaccgacgacattcgaggcataagaccgtagaggactgttttacagtcctctacggtcgtaggcctcgactgtcgggagtgtacgaaaattagagtggcctcaactgtcgcctaacgcaggcgacatttgagaccactttttcaggagtcctctcccgtcgtaggtctcgactgtcggggctgtacaaaaattagagtggcctcaactgtcgcctaacgcaggcgacatttgaggccactttttcaggtgtcctctaccgtcgctggcctcgaatgtcgctggtctcgactgtcgagcctgtacaaaaattagagactcgcttgcagcaggcgacagttgaggacacatcctactgcgattccagacaaaatacattttataatgattataacttcagatttgttgaaaactactggtctcgactgtcgcaggactcttctgtcgtttgcctcgtttgacatcgacccccGAAAAGCCCTCCCCCCCTCAAAACAATCACTTCAAGGAAATGCATGGATATAAATTTAATTCTTCATCAATTCATGAGTAGCCCTTGTACTGGATAGATTTCGTCATGAAAAACATAAGAGTAATAGTTCATATAACTCAATACAACTATCAAGATGTCATGTCAAATTAGCATTGGTATAAAACTTGTAATCTCCTCCTCATTAAGGAAGCAGGGTAGATGAACTATCTCGACGCACTTCCTCCTCCAATTCACGGATGCACCATgaatgttttttgaatatttaaatggtACGAATTGGGAAGCTTGTGTGTAAACTGGTTAGTCTTGAAAGTGGTAGCCCAAAATTTTCCCCACTCCTCAAAGCTCTTACTGGAGAAACTGGATTGAAGCGACTGAGTAATTAACTTTTCAATCTTATCTTTCAAATTGCATTATTCGAATGACtgatttaaaaactttaaaaactaaGTTTGTATTCtactgaaataattaaaaaaatgatagtGAAGTAAAAAAACTTCAAGTTGATGGAATTActtgcaataaaaaaaataagtaGAATTGCTTATTACACTCACTGGTCTTCAAAAAGAATAAAACGGTACTGAAGGGTTCCAATTTAAGTCATGGCCACTCAGAGAGCGATCTGTGAActtatatattttcatataaatttatctTAGATCGCTCTCTGagatatagataaaaataactaT
This genomic interval carries:
- the LOC111063170 gene encoding RING-type E3 ubiquitin-protein ligase PPIL2, whose translation is MGKRQHQKDKMYITYTEWTTLYGGKREGPEKSDFRRLPFDHCCVSLQPFEHPYCDQDGNIFELQAIVDFLKKFKVNPVTGKPLDAKSLIKLNFHKNAEDEYHCPVLFKPLTKNSHIVANAKTGNVFSYEAVEQLNIKTKSFKDLLTDEPFTRKEIITLQDPTNLAKFNLQHFHHLKNNLRVEDEEIVKSRNDPEGRLKSVSKETRATLDELKREYKAPEAKHDEKLMADKFNAAHYSTGAVAAGFTSTVMTPETKHEAAIIDEDLVCYERVKKKGYVRLVTNFGPLNLELYCDVISKTCDNFIRLCDSGYYDNTKFHRSIRNFMLQGGDPTATGTGGQSIWGKPFEDDFRSHLNHVGRGVLSMANSGPNTNTSQFFITYRSCKHLDNKHTVFGRVVGGLDTLNAIEKVEVDNKDRPIEDIVIEKAQIFVDPFQEAREQLAVEREEELKRKAEENAKTKTKEPIKVFKAFHSGVGKYIDPKAIPSMSKEEIRPDSTSEQPSSKKKKADSYNFGNFSSW